The region GGCATTTTGATCTTAAGGCCTATGATGATTACCTATATGGAAGGCTACCAGATCACGAACCTAGTGATGAGGAACTTGAGGAAAGCTTTAAGAGTGTTCCAGTGGTGTAGAGGTAAGTTCTGAGCCGATGGTGGGACTTGAACCCACGACCTACTGATTACAAGTCAGTTGCTCTAGCCAGCTGAGCTACATCGGCTTATTTGCCGAGAGCGGGACTTGAACCCGCACGCCCTTGGCGGGCACTACCCCCTCAAGGTAGCGTGTCTGCCAAATTCCACCATCTCGGCACAAAATTACTCTTCTTCAAGCTCTGTATCTTTTGATGTATCTAAAATCTCAACTTCCTTTGTTAAAATCTCATACAAGGCTTTCACCGCAGGCTTTTCTGAAGTATTTGGTATTATGTTCTTATTTACAAGAAAAGCTGCTCTTTTGGATGCAGCAACTGCTAGTTCATAATGGTTACCATCGTAGTCTATAAGCTTCTCAAAAAAGTCTTTCATACCCACCTGCTCCTAATATAATTTTACAAAAATCCACCAGAGTCTTTCAAGTTTGAGGAAACAGTAGATAAATGTCCACGTTCTAGCATACACTGCAGGCTTAAGAGTGTGACAAACCTGATGAAAGTGGTTGAGATGGTGGTGGAGAGTAGGGTAGGGTTCTGTGACCGACGAAAGTCAGAAGAGTAAAGTAAGAGGTTAGAACTCTGTTACTGGCCTAATGGAGATTGAGCTTTATTGTAATGTTTTGGTTTGTTGAAAGCCTTTAATTTTGGGGTTTATAATTAGATTTAGTTAGGAGGGAGGACTTATGAATTCTATACTGATATTCTTGATAATCATTCTCTCTGGTGTTGTTGTTGTAGTTATGTCTGGTCTTAAGACTGTACCACAGGGGTATAATTATATTGTTGAGAGGTTTGGTAGATTTCACAGGGTGTTACAGCCTGGGCTGAATTTGATTTTTCCAATTCTTGACCAAGTTCATCATAGAATAAATATGATGGAGCAAGTTCTTGATCTACCTAAGCAGACGATAATAACCAAAGATAATGCTACCGTGGAAGTTGATGCTGTTGTGTTCTACAAAGTTGTTGATCCTAAAAGGGCAGCGTATGGTGTTGTTAACTTAAGCAGAGCAATAGAACAGCTTACGATGACGAACTTGCGTTCTATAATGGGAAAGCTTACTCTTGATGAGAGTCTTTCTTCAAGGGCGCAGATAAATGAAGAGCTAGGTAGAGAGTTAGATTTAGCAACTGATGAATGGGGCACTAAGATAACTAGGGTTGAGATAAAAGATATTTCACCTCCTGCGGATATACAAAGTGCTATGACTTTACAA is a window of Brevinematia bacterium DNA encoding:
- a CDS encoding DNA-directed RNA polymerase subunit omega: MKDFFEKLIDYDGNHYELAVAASKRAAFLVNKNIIPNTSEKPAVKALYEILTKEVEILDTSKDTELEEE
- a CDS encoding SPFH domain-containing protein, which translates into the protein MNSILIFLIIILSGVVVVVMSGLKTVPQGYNYIVERFGRFHRVLQPGLNLIFPILDQVHHRINMMEQVLDLPKQTIITKDNATVEVDAVVFYKVVDPKRAAYGVVNLSRAIEQLTMTNLRSIMGKLTLDESLSSRAQINEELGRELDLATDEWGTKITRVEIKDISPPADIQSAMTLQMKAERERRATILQAEALKESAQREAEARERLAQADANAIRLVAQAIREGGVSSMMYFVAKEYINALKEIAKSENSTILIIPPDIQEAVKKIVGIKD